The following are encoded together in the Mumia sp. Pv4-285 genome:
- a CDS encoding prepilin peptidase, with protein sequence MPESLIAATLAAAVAALGGLLSPRLIGWLPEPDPEPAPPDELPADAPAHEAGERDTIDTTVPAPPKIPYADLAARPHLSAVLALAAALFAGSVGWRLGLDPALPLWVAFAVLGVVLSFVDWHTRLLPKRVVLPAYPALLALAGLAAALGDGNDVLVRVAIGWAAVSGVYALLWIVSPRGIGYGDVRFSGIVAIALATLGWAELLVGTYGGFVLGAVGGIVLVAMRLAERRSFPFGPFMVLGAWVGAIWGSALLGGWG encoded by the coding sequence GTGCCCGAGTCCCTGATCGCCGCGACGCTCGCGGCCGCCGTCGCGGCGCTCGGCGGGCTGCTGTCACCACGTCTGATCGGGTGGCTCCCGGAGCCCGATCCCGAGCCGGCGCCGCCCGACGAGCTCCCCGCCGATGCTCCCGCACACGAGGCGGGGGAGCGCGACACGATCGACACCACCGTGCCGGCGCCGCCCAAGATCCCGTACGCCGACCTGGCGGCGCGACCGCACCTCTCCGCAGTCCTGGCACTTGCCGCCGCGCTCTTCGCCGGCTCGGTCGGGTGGCGCCTCGGGCTCGACCCCGCCCTCCCGCTCTGGGTCGCGTTCGCCGTCCTCGGTGTCGTCCTCTCCTTCGTCGACTGGCACACCCGGCTGCTCCCGAAACGCGTCGTCCTGCCGGCCTACCCTGCACTCCTGGCGCTCGCAGGCCTCGCCGCGGCGCTCGGCGACGGCAACGACGTGCTCGTGCGCGTGGCGATCGGCTGGGCCGCGGTATCGGGCGTGTACGCGCTGCTCTGGATCGTGTCGCCACGCGGCATCGGCTACGGCGACGTCCGATTCTCGGGGATCGTCGCGATCGCCCTCGCGACGCTGGGGTGGGCCGAGCTGCTCGTCGGCACCTACGGCGGGTTCGTCCTCGGCGCTGTCGGGGGCATCGTCCTCGTCGCGATGCGCCTCGCCGAGCGCAGATCCTTCCCGTTCGGCCCGTTCATGGTGCTCGGCGCATGGGTCGGCGCGATCTGGGGGAGTGCGCTGCTCGGCGGCTGGGGGTGA